In Methanofastidiosum sp., the DNA window ATACTGTTTAACTTTGGCAATATCCTTAAGGTATGTGCCTACATTGGCCGGAATTACATACACGATAATGGACGCACAGAGATCAAGAGGGCTTGAACTCGACAAAGGCCCAATATTCAAAAGAATACGGAATTACATACCAATAATTACGCCTTTGATTATAGGATCCATAAGGATGGCCGAAGAACTCGCAATAGCAATTGAATCGAGAGGATTCGGATACGGGGAAAGGACATTCTTAAAAGAAATTTCTCTTAAAAGAAGGGACTATGCCACAATGACTATTTTTGTTCTGATTTTAGGCGTAGGGATATACATCAGATTGTTGGGTTATGGGAACATGGCATTTGTTTAATTCTACCCTAATAATGTTTGACTTTCAAAAGACTTTTAAAAGAAAAAGTTTCATTTTCATTGTGGAATCTCCTGATTTAAAAAAGACAGAACAGATTAGAGAATATCTAAAAGAGGAATACGAATATTTTGATCTTGTCGAAGTTTTAAAAGAAAAAGGATTTTCTGAAAAAACTCTTGAGAAAGAAGAAATAAAGGCCCTCGTAGCTTCAGCACAAGAAGTAGTAAATCAGATACAGCATGAGAGAGGAATGTTAAAAAATGAGATTAAGGTATTCCTCGAAGGTAGAATAAATAGGCTTGAACAGAGAATAAGGGAGTTAAACGAACCCCCATTCATGATTGGAATATATGTGAGACCTCTTCCCCAAGAAGGGATGCATGAGATTTTTGATTATGTTAATTATAGAATTATAGCTTACATGATTGATGATATATATGTCAACAAAGGTGACAAGATACGTTACAAATTCATTGAGGCGAAAGAAGGAGGAAGATTTGTAATACTGGATAGACATCCTGGAAAAGTTGACACTACACTTGGCGAGATAATAAAAATTGAAGGTAAGTATGCAACTGTAAGATTTGATACTTATCATGAGATGATGATGGATATTGGAGATTTTTTAGAGTCTAAAGATCCCTATCTTAAAGCTGGGGCAACAGTTACTTTGTTTGGAAATTCAAAGGATTGGGAGATACTTGAAGTTAAACCCAATGTAAAATATGGTGATGATCTCCTTCTTGAAAAGAAACCAAAGATAAAACGAGAGGAGATTGGCGGGCTTGACGAGGCAATTTTAGAGATTGATCAGGCGGTTGGTTCAGCACTTAGTTATGATTTTATTAAAGAAAAAGTCACTAAACTAAAAATTGAAAGGACCAAAGGCATAATGCTTTATGGCCCTCCAGGATGTGGAAAAACATTAATTGCACGTTATGCAGCCTCTATTTCTTCAAGAAACTTTATCAACGTAGATAAGGAACTTAGAAGCAAATGGTTTGGGGAAACTCAACAAAATATCGAGGAATTGTTCAAGTATGCAGAAGAGAAAGCACCTTCAGTTCTATTCTTCGATGAATTTGATAGTCTAGTTCCAGAAAGGGAATCAGGTTCAGAAGCGGCAAGGCTTGAAAATCCAATTGTAAATAAATTTTTACAACTACTTGACGGTCTTGAAGAAATGGGGGATGTCATTGTTATTATAGCTACAAATAGACCTGACATCATTGATCCTGCAATTTTAAGGCCGGGAAGAATTGACAAGCATATTAGAATTGGAAGGCCAGATACAAAAGAGGCTGGAGAAAAAATATTGGACATATACCTGAAGCCCGACCAATTAATCCCCCACCCGCTTGAAATCGAAAAATATGGTTCTATCAAGAGATTTGCAGAAGCTATGAAACAAACTATACTTGAGGAGCTATATGAAAAGAATAGAATTTGTAATATTGAAAAACTTGGCTTAATAAATGTTCCAATTAAAGAAACTATCTCCGGTGCAATGATTAAAAACATTGTAATAAAAACAAAGAAGTACTATGTCAATAGGCTTGATAAATATGCAAAATTAATCGATGTAATAAACAACATCTATCACAATAAACTTTACATTGAGAAAAACTGTGACGTTCTATGTAAATATATTATAGATGAATGTCATGAAGTTTCAAAGGAGCTTGGGGAAACAGCTGAAAAAGTAATAGGGGATATCAAGAAAGATTTGATAGCTGACATTTCTGATAGAATTGAAGAGGATTTCTTGTTAAATAGAATTGAGATTTACATTGACCAAAACGAAGGAATGCTAATTGAAGATTCAATAAAGGCCATAGAAGAAGATTGTGGAAACATTCAGCGATAGATATCCCTTACTTTTCCCATATAGGTTCCATCAAGAAGGTAACAATCAAAATCTTTTATTTCAAATCTGCCACTCTCAAAATAAGGTCCGGGTATTTCTTCATCCTTGTTTATCGAAACGCCCTCTATTAAAGGATTAAAAGAAGGCAAAACAATCACATTTTGTGGCCCTTCAATTCTAAGAAAGCACTTTAAACGAGTTATTTTTCCGTTTGAATCAATGAATTCAACTACTGGGTGAACGTGGCCCATTATTAAATTACTTCCTTCGATGAGGATGTGGCCATGAGTCAAAACATAGTCTTCTATCTTAAAAGATTTCATGACCTCATTACTGACTATTTCCTCGATATTCCCGTCATGATTCCCCTTTATCAGTTTAACAGGTATGTCAAAATCAAGAAACTTAGGCAAATTTAATTTTTCAAAATAGGAAGTAAATGGAAGATTGTGCTTTATATCTCCCAGCAATATAAGCTCGTCTATGTTTTTTCTTTTAATGATTTTTAATATGTCGGACTTCATTTTTTGTCCAACATCTGGAACTTTTATCCCTTTTTTGTAATACTCATATTCTTTGCCTAGATGAAGATCTGCAATAACAAGGTATCGTTTATCAGATTCAATGATTATCGCAGATTGATTGATTACAGGGTACAAGTCCATAATTTAAAACCAATAAATTAAATTTAAAAATGCTTTGGTGAGTTTTAAGTAGGTGCATCCATGAGCTTTGAGCTTTTAGGCGAAGATATTGTCAGGATTTTAAACGAATTTAATATTACTTCTCCTACTGATATCCAGAAAAGCTCACTTCCAGAGATACTAAATAGAAACAATGTTTTATTGATGGCTCCGACAGGTTCTGGAAAAACTGAAGCCGCAATATTTCCTCTCCTAAGGCTAGTGAAGGATAGCAATGCACCGGGTATAAAAATACTTTATATTGCCCCCTTAAGGGCACTTAATAGGGACCTTCTCCAAAGACTTGAAAAAATGGGGGAAGCTATGGGGATTTCAATTAAAGCAAGACACGGGGACACAGTTCAAAGCGAGAGAAGAAGACAAAGCTTGAAACCTCCCGATGTTCTGATTACCACACCAGAAACATTACAGGCACTTTATACTGGAAAGAAATTAAGGGAACATCTAAAATCTGTAATGGCAGTTGTAGTAGATGAAATCCATGAAATAGCTGAGGACAAAAGGGGCATACAGCTAAGTTTAGCTCTTGAAAGGATTGAAAGACTAAAAAATGGAAGTATACAGAGAATTGGGCTCTCAGCTACAGTTGGATCAAAAGAAGAAGTTGCAAAGTTTTTAGTGGGAGAGGGAAGGGAAGTTAAGATAATCCAGTCTCAGATAAAAAAAGAGTTCGACATCGAAGTTGAAACTCCAGAAATCTTTGAAGAAGACATCATGACGGCAGAGAATCTGAAAATATCCCCTTATGTAGCATCATCAATTAGAAGAATAAAGGAACTGATAGACGCCCATAAAAGCATCCTTCTTTTTGTCAATACCCGTCAAATGGCCGAAACTCTTTCATCAAGATTTAATCTTATGGAAATGAATTTTATTGATGTTCACCATTCTTCGCTCTCCAAAGAAACTAGGATTGATGTGGAAACTAGATTCAAGAATGGAGAAATCAAAGGGATAGTATGCACATCAAGCATGGAGCTTGGGATAGATGTTGGCGCAGTTGATCTAGTTATCCAGTATGGTAGCCCAAGACAAGTATCAAAGCTTTTGCAGAGAGTCGGGAGGGCTGGCCACAAAACTTATCTTGTTTCAAAAGGGGTAATTCTCGCAAGTGATGAAGAGATATGTGAGTCTGCTGTAATTGCAAAAAATGCTCTAAATTATAGAATAGAACGTTCACTTATACCAGAAAAACCTCTTGACGTTTTATCTCATCAGATAATTGGGCTTTCAATGGAAAGCAATGAAGTTTCTATTGAAGAGGCTTTCTCCCTTTTTAAAAAATCTTATCCCTATAGAAATATGAGTCTAGAGGAATTTTGGAGGGTACTATACTTTTTAGAAAGTATAAAACTAATATGGATTAATAATGGAATAACTTACAAAAGATCTAAACAAGGGATGTTTTATTATTTTGAAAATTTATCAATGATTCCTGACACAAAACAGTACCGTGTTGTTGAAGTGGGAACAGGTTCATCTTTAGGTGTACTAGATGAGAACTTCATTGTTTCAAACATTGAAGTAGGTGGAAACTTTATAGTTCGTGGGAGAACATGGAAGGTATTAAACATTGAAGAAGAAAGAATAGAAGTAACTGAAACTAGGTCTGTAGGTGCAATACCTTCTTGGGAAGGTGAGCTCATCCCTGTTCCATTGTTTGTTTCTAGGGATGTGCATGAAATTTTCAACGATGGCTCTAAGATAGGAGAATTGCCCTTAACAAAAGATACAAAGCAGATTCTACGTGATTTGCTTGATGACCAGTCAAAGTATTTTTCTTATTCTAAAGATTCTTTGGTAATTGAAGATATTGGAGAGTTTGTCATTCTCCACATTTTTAATGGGTCTAAGGCAAATGATACATTGGGCAGGGTAATAACATCCCTACTTGCACAGAGATTTGGAGAGTCAATGGGGATGAGGACAGATCCATACCACATAATGATAAAATTTCCTCCTGGAATAAAAGATGGGGGGACGGTAGTAAAAAATACTTTAATTGAGTTAAATGAAGATCATGTAATACCTATACTTGATATTGTTTTGAAGAATACGCCGCTATTTGAGTGGAAAATGATACAGATAGCAAAAAGATTTGGAGTTGTAAGGGCAAACTCTGAAAAATATTTGATGAAGAATATTCTAAAATTATACAGAAACACGCCGCTTTATGAAGAAACATTAAATGAGTTATACCACGATAAACTTGAAATTGAGCCAGTAAAAGAATTTATCAGAAATATAAAAAATGGAAAAATTAACATTGTAATAAATAAGAATAATGAACCTTCTACTTTTTCAAAATATCTATTAGAAGGATCCTCATTTGAGCTTCTGTATCCAAAAAGACCAGATAAGGAAATTATAAAATATCTAAAGAAAAGACTTCTTGAAAAAAGAGTCACTGTAGCATGTCTTCACTGCAGAAACTGGAAAACTACTCTTTCAGTAAATAACTTTGATGATAACCCGCAATGTCCCCAATGTAGTGCACGATATATTGGAATTTTAAGAAGGCGCGAAGATTTGGAAATAGTTCGCAAAGGCCAAAAAGGAAAGTTGGACGAAGAAGAAAAAAAGACTTTGAAAGAAATAAAGGACTCTGCAGATTTAATACTGCCTTACGGTAAAAAAGCCATAATTGTTTTAGCTGGAATTGGAATAGGGCCAAGAACTGCAAAGAGAATACTAGCAAAAGATAGAAAAAATGAAGAAGATCTTTTTAGGGATATCCTTTCTGCAGAAAGGGTATATGCTAGAACCAAGATGTTCTGGCAATCAAACAAACAGTAAAGCCATAAGGTCTTCTAGCGCCTTATTTGTCGCCTCGCCGTTTCTTCCGCCAACTATTAAAACATTGTTCTCGTAGAATACATTTAGTATATATTCCCACTGTCCAAATGATCTTGACCATACTACCTTTGACACGCCTGAATCGTATAGCTCCTTTATTATTAGATTACTTTCTTCATTTCCAATTAGGATTAAGTTCTTCTTTGCCTTATCTTCGCCTGTAACATCTATGTCTCTTTTTATGAGTGAGGCGGGCTCAATCTTAACTGTTGAATCGTAATACAAATACAATTTTGATTTTCTCTGGCTTACTTCAAGCTCGATACCATTGCCATCTTTCTGCTTGTAGTTTGAGTCAAGTATGTCGATTTTGAAATAGTTCTTTGGCCCATAAACAGTCTGAGGGTCACAGCATGTTAGATCTATTTTATCGCACAATATTACATCGATTGTGTCATAGTTGCACTTCTTAAATCTTGGATGCAATGGATTTAAATCAAGAAAATCATCGCATGTCCAATATTTCCCATCTTTTCCAGGATTTACATAGACGGGAGCGAAAAATGGAATTTTAATTGAAGCATTGCATTCTTCTCCAGGAGTTTCAAATACAGGGATCTGTTGCTCT includes these proteins:
- a CDS encoding DEAD/DEAH box helicase is translated as MSFELLGEDIVRILNEFNITSPTDIQKSSLPEILNRNNVLLMAPTGSGKTEAAIFPLLRLVKDSNAPGIKILYIAPLRALNRDLLQRLEKMGEAMGISIKARHGDTVQSERRRQSLKPPDVLITTPETLQALYTGKKLREHLKSVMAVVVDEIHEIAEDKRGIQLSLALERIERLKNGSIQRIGLSATVGSKEEVAKFLVGEGREVKIIQSQIKKEFDIEVETPEIFEEDIMTAENLKISPYVASSIRRIKELIDAHKSILLFVNTRQMAETLSSRFNLMEMNFIDVHHSSLSKETRIDVETRFKNGEIKGIVCTSSMELGIDVGAVDLVIQYGSPRQVSKLLQRVGRAGHKTYLVSKGVILASDEEICESAVIAKNALNYRIERSLIPEKPLDVLSHQIIGLSMESNEVSIEEAFSLFKKSYPYRNMSLEEFWRVLYFLESIKLIWINNGITYKRSKQGMFYYFENLSMIPDTKQYRVVEVGTGSSLGVLDENFIVSNIEVGGNFIVRGRTWKVLNIEEERIEVTETRSVGAIPSWEGELIPVPLFVSRDVHEIFNDGSKIGELPLTKDTKQILRDLLDDQSKYFSYSKDSLVIEDIGEFVILHIFNGSKANDTLGRVITSLLAQRFGESMGMRTDPYHIMIKFPPGIKDGGTVVKNTLIELNEDHVIPILDIVLKNTPLFEWKMIQIAKRFGVVRANSEKYLMKNILKLYRNTPLYEETLNELYHDKLEIEPVKEFIRNIKNGKINIVINKNNEPSTFSKYLLEGSSFELLYPKRPDKEIIKYLKKRLLEKRVTVACLHCRNWKTTLSVNNFDDNPQCPQCSARYIGILRRREDLEIVRKGQKGKLDEEEKKTLKEIKDSADLILPYGKKAIIVLAGIGIGPRTAKRILAKDRKNEEDLFRDILSAERVYARTKMFWQSNKQ
- a CDS encoding AAA family ATPase, producing the protein MESPDLKKTEQIREYLKEEYEYFDLVEVLKEKGFSEKTLEKEEIKALVASAQEVVNQIQHERGMLKNEIKVFLEGRINRLEQRIRELNEPPFMIGIYVRPLPQEGMHEIFDYVNYRIIAYMIDDIYVNKGDKIRYKFIEAKEGGRFVILDRHPGKVDTTLGEIIKIEGKYATVRFDTYHEMMMDIGDFLESKDPYLKAGATVTLFGNSKDWEILEVKPNVKYGDDLLLEKKPKIKREEIGGLDEAILEIDQAVGSALSYDFIKEKVTKLKIERTKGIMLYGPPGCGKTLIARYAASISSRNFINVDKELRSKWFGETQQNIEELFKYAEEKAPSVLFFDEFDSLVPERESGSEAARLENPIVNKFLQLLDGLEEMGDVIVIIATNRPDIIDPAILRPGRIDKHIRIGRPDTKEAGEKILDIYLKPDQLIPHPLEIEKYGSIKRFAEAMKQTILEELYEKNRICNIEKLGLINVPIKETISGAMIKNIVIKTKKYYVNRLDKYAKLIDVINNIYHNKLYIEKNCDVLCKYIIDECHEVSKELGETAEKVIGDIKKDLIADISDRIEEDFLLNRIEIYIDQNEGMLIEDSIKAIEEDCGNIQR
- a CDS encoding metallophosphoesterase, producing MDLYPVINQSAIIIESDKRYLVIADLHLGKEYEYYKKGIKVPDVGQKMKSDILKIIKRKNIDELILLGDIKHNLPFTSYFEKLNLPKFLDFDIPVKLIKGNHDGNIEEIVSNEVMKSFKIEDYVLTHGHILIEGSNLIMGHVHPVVEFIDSNGKITRLKCFLRIEGPQNVIVLPSFNPLIEGVSINKDEEIPGPYFESGRFEIKDFDCYLLDGTYMGKVRDIYR